A region of the Columba livia isolate bColLiv1 breed racing homer chromosome 15, bColLiv1.pat.W.v2, whole genome shotgun sequence genome:
TCAGCGCTTTCCCTCCATTTCTCCTCATCACTCTATGTTGCATCTGAGAAAAGCAACCAGAGACAGTAATGTAAATATCCTCATTTCCCATGGCTAAAACCATTTTCATCCACCTCATTAGCCATCCCTCTGGGGTTTATTTTGTGTTAAGAGTACTTTATCCTTCATCAGTAGTTCCCTGTTGTGATAAATGAGGTTTGAGATTGGGGACTGTAAAAGCTCATTCAGTCAGAGAGTCCCAGGAAGCAGGAGTGGACTGTTCTTCCAACGTCTTCCTTGGTCATCCCCAGTTTTCTAAGGATGCTCCTCTGGTCTGTTCCAGGCCAAAGGCAGGAGGTGCTGTGGCACCTGCCAGCTGCAAGTAATCAACCAAGATTTTTAACCAGAGGGGACCTTGGTAAACATTAagaatggtttggttttgtgccaGTTAAGGCAGGGTCTGAGTTCAAATTTATGCTTGCCTTAGCCTTTCCAGGCTCAGAAgtgagtatttttttctcattgtaaGACATTTCTGTGGCTGTCCAGAAGCATTATCAACATGGCTCTCCTCCTTCTAAAGTATATGATACTGGTTGCAGAAGCAGCCAGATACTGAGCAAGAAAAAGTGCTAATACCAGCCCTGTGTGCCAATCAGATGAGATCGTCCAGTCGTAGCTGCTCAcagcaaacaaaagcacagaGGTGCAGAGAGCCTTCATCTTGGGGATCTTCATCCTGCATACGCTGGTTCTCATTCTTCCATCAAAATATTTGTACTTGTCTTGCCATCCCAGCTTGAGCCTGATAGGTAAAAGTCTCCTTTGTCCAAGTCACTTAATAATTGAAATCCAGCCCGAACCAAACTACAGAACTACAGATAATTAACAAGCAGTTTGGTTGTCTCGCAGGAAGTGAAAGCCTTCTGATTTCAGTACTGTTTCTGTTTGACTGATGTGGGTGCATGCAGAAGGAAAGCATCTCCCGTCCTGAGCTCTGAGCACTGATCTCTGTTCCTTGATGAGCACCTGCGTTCTCAAAGCCTGGATCTGAAGGATATGGGCCCCTGAGCCCACCTTAAAACCATTGGAAGCTGTGGGTGGTGGACAGCTTTCAGATGTTCATTGCTTGAGCAGCTGATTTTTTGGTGTCATGGCTAAATCGAGGACTAAGGAAGAACCTCACTCCACTGCTGTGACATCTTCTGGGCTGAGAGGTCTTCACCAGATGTAGAGACTGCTTTTAGCAGCCTGTGTGCTCATGGCTCTGCATGAGCAAAGGATGTGACTTGGAAACTGAGTAACTTCACCAGTCCACAAAATAGCAGTGATTCTTGTCCAGGTAGCCTTAATGTCTCACGGGTACAGTGGACACCTTTGGGTACCCTGCCAGGTACTGAAGACCAAGGTTGATTCTAGGGCAGTAGGTGATTTCTGGAGGATTGCTGCTGGTGAAGAGGCCTTCACTGGGATACCTCAGAGACCTGGTCAAGCTTGCCCTGGGGTCACTCTTGCCTAGCACCTCCAGGGATGTGTGCCTCATTAGTAGCCAAGTACTAAATTTTATGAGAAAATGTAGTTTATTATAATAGGTGGATTGTTACCAGCTTAAGAGAGAGAGTCTAGTGTGGTCTCCTCAATCACATCCTTCACAGGAGACCTTTAAAGAGGCCTGCATCTCTAAAGGTTTTCCTTCATGGCtcattagttttctttttgattgAGTCTCTTCTATAAATGGGACTCAAAGCTATCGCTGACAATATtcctcctccctgtccccagccaaCAAGACTTCACCAACCTCTGGAGAGGGCAAAAGCTCTGGTGGGGTCATCCACGTATACGGTGATGACAACAGTGACAAATCTGCCAGCAGCTTCATTCCATACTGCTCCATGGCTCAGGCACAGCTCTGTTTCCACGGCCACCGCGATGCTGTCAAGTTCTTCGTCTCTGTGCCTGGTAAGGATGAGCCCAGCCCTTTCTTGTGAGGGTCTTGTCCTGCCATCTGTTCTGCGGCAGGAGtgtgagctgctctgcagcagacGGCTGCCCGTGCCATTTCTAGCGCTTGCAGATCACTGCGGCTCAGGCATTGGTACTTCAGTCTGCAGTGACTTACAGATTGCACCAGCAGAAGGAACTGGCCTGCccagttgtgtgtgtgtgtgtgtgtgtgtgtttgtgtgtgtgtgtgttaaccACGTGGGGCTGAACAGGGGCACTGACAGCACCTCTGTCCTCTCCCAGGCAATGTCCTGGCAACCCTGAATGGGAGCGTGTTGGACAGCCCTTCCGAGAACCCCAGCACAGCGGCCACAGAGACCGAGGGGCAGAAGCTGAAGAACGTCCTGGTGCTGAGTGGAGGAGAGGGGTACATTGATTTCCGGATCGGTGAGTGCCGGCGGTGGGAGGGATCTGGAATGGGGGGAGGTGCAGGGTTGTGGTTGTGGAGAGAGGTCACTGCTGTGGGGAGTGAAATCTGAAAAGCaatgctttctgtttcttctgcctCTGAGGGCAGATAGCAAGCGTTTTACTTGCACAGCATAAGGCTGCCAAACCGTGCTCCTGCCTGTGCCTGCAGTGCCACACAGTCTGCGTTAATGGCCCTAGAAAGAACAAAATCACCTGCACCACTGGCTCCAAACATTGCTGCCTCACTGTGGTCACCTGTGCTGCTCGAAGGCTCTCTGTGTTGTAAACATTGGCTTCTCTGAAAGGAAGGGGGATTTTCTCTACTGCAGCTTTTTTCCATCCATAGAGAAAAGCACCATCTTGCTATAAATGTTCTCCAGACAGCTCATGCTGTATGTTGTCAGGCTGCTGAGACTGTAGCAGGGATATTGGCCTCTTTGGAAGTATTCCAGAGCAGTGcagtttgggattttctttcttgccttttttattcttcatttttttcttttcaggggATGGAGAAGATGATGAGACAGAGGAGAATGCAGGAGATGCCACCCAGGTGAAGCCAGTACTTTCCAAGGCTGAAAGGAGCCACATTATTGTGTGGCAGGTATCATATATCCCTGAGTGAGAATTTCTCCTTTCCCACCAATGTAAGTGTCCCTCCTCCCGCCTGAATGCCAAGATGTACATACAGAACACCTGCATTATACCTGCTGCTGGAAACCGACCCCAGACAACTGCAACGGCTCCTGCCTTGGACTGtgacccccttctaacccctgAACTTGCAGCTTTCATCTTGGGCCCGTGCGCTTTCTGCGTGGTTGGATTACTGTTCTGCTCCGGAGCTGGCATCTACAAGGAGAGAAATGGCAGTTCATCGGTGAGGTGAAGCTTGGAGCTAGGACTGTGCAAAGCCTTTGACCAGCACTCGGGAGCTGGCAGCTGGATGGCGAGTGGCTCAGGTTCTCCAGCAGTTGCCTCACTCCCACCTGCATGAGAAGAAGTACGCTCCCCCTGGCATCCCCCGCCAGAGTGGTGATGCTAATCACAACTTCTGCAGCACCCTAGCAGAAATCCTTTCTAGTTCACCAGTGGACTTTCCACCTTATCCACCCTTAAGCACAGAATAATGTCCCATGTACTGAGAGCAGCCATGTCCAAGGAGCATTCAACCAAAAGTGGTGTCAGGGTTTGGGCAGCACTTCAGTTTGGCTGGAGAAGGCAACAGTGCCATTACTGTGGGCAACACATCCTCCATACTTGCAGATGGAAAATCcccctcctctgctgctgctgctgttgtctcAGCAGTTGTGTGCTGTGTCCCGAGAGGATTGCTTAGTAGCCTCAGATGGGAGATGGGTGTTTGATCGTGGAGGCCACAGGGCTTTTGGAAGCTGTGGTAGAGAAGGGGTACTGAAACCTTGCttttctaagagaaaaaaagggagcCATACTTTAACTTCCCCTTCCAAAAATGGCAGGCAGAAGAGAACTCTTGAGTTCATTCTGAAAGGTTCACTAGAAAGCTATCTCTGTGTAgcattttttggcttttaaaatacaggtgAGGGCAAATGATGTTGGTCTGCTGTGAATTCTGCATTAACACACCGAGATTACCTTGTCTCCTAaggctgtgtccctgtcccaggaACTGCTGGAAGGAGATGGCTGTTTTCCTTCATGCTCTGGCTGTCAGTTAGGAAAGGCTCTGTAGGTGCAGCCAAGGTATAGAAAGGCTGTGTCTCACCTGAGGTCACACAGAAAAAGGAGTTGAGGCCAGATCTCCCGACTTCTTTTACCTAACGTTGCGAGCACTGACTTTGTTAGTATGAAAAGCAGCTCCAGATGTAGAGGCAATGGTTTGTCCTCCCTTTCTGACAGTAGAAACAGTCCTGTCTCCACAAGGACATGTTCAGTTTCCTTTGAATGCTCCCTCCCAGATGTGCAGGACTAGAGTGAGTAGCAGTTGTTAAGGATGAATTTGGAAGCTCCTTGTGGTCatcttgtttcttctctgaGCTGTGCAGCCCTCCAGGGTTCACAGGGATGTCCTAGTGCCAGTGCGGCACTATGGGGACAGATGGCGGGAGCCTCCATCTCCTGGACATCTCCCAGCTCTGTCCTGTGCTTGTCCCCGTGGACCAGACTGCCCCCAAGGCTTGTGATCTTAAGCCACTCATGCTGCAGGGATGCAGTATTCCCTGGGGAAGCTCTAACCTGTGGCACCTGTCCTGATGCAGCAGCACTAAAATGCTTTTTGGATCCACAGTTCAGAAgaggctggggcaggaggacaTCTTTGGAGAACAGAGGCCTCAGCCACCAAAGTATGGAGCCACCATGGTGGCCACGCTGCCTGTGAGCGGTGCTGGTGACCCACATCACTCCTCACCGAGGTAGGAGAGCAGTTGCACAGTGTCCTCCAGCCATTGGCAGGCCGGGCTCTGGCCGACATTTGGCTAAGGGATGCTTGGAGCCACCACTTGCATGCAGGGGGACATTTCACCAGGGACATTTCTCTGGGGCACTGCTGACGGTGCCAAACTTCTCATTCACTTTCCCAAAATGCTTTCTGCTAGGAAGAGCTCTTTGGATCACAACACAGAGTGCATTATAGTTAACAGGATCAACATTTAGACCACAGATTCCACAGACGTGACAGTTCATCAGTTAGGGACAGGTAAACTTCATCATTTAAGctaactgaaggaaaaaaaaaagtgacctAGTAGGCCCAGTTCCTTAGCTCTATCAACCCTTCCATAGGAATTATAGAATTGCAACGTTCTTACCTCTTACTGTTTGTTCTGTATCTGGTTTTAGCAGTCGAAGTGACAGTACTCAGTCTTCTGTCACCCACTGGGCCCTGGCAACACAAGGAGACCGGTCTGGGGCCTCTACCAACAGGTTCTTTCCCAGCTCAGTGCATGTTTTCCTGCAGGAGAAGCACATGTCCGAGAGGGGCAACTCCAGCTACGTAGAACCAGCCTCTGCTGTCAGATCCCATGGGCGTTTGGTGGCTGCTGGGCAGCAAGGTGAGAACTGACTGGCTTCAACACACTTCCCTGTCATATCTCCACTGTGATGTATGTAAAGTATCTTGTATGTtacaaaaggattttaaaaagtgtCTTAAGGCCTGTAAACTCCGCTGTTTGGTCTGAAGATGGCATTCTGTAAAGAGACTGCTGTATGAATATGTTCCTATGCTTTGTCCCCTATGCTATCAAACAACAAACCATATCTGTTCTGTATGTAATAAATGTGTTAACATGAGCAAGTGCAGGGCGTCTTGTTCCTGGAAGGGCACTGGGATTTCTGCTCAGTCTTTGAAGAAGGTGTGGGAGGGGCAGATCAAGTGTTCACTGTTGAGCAATTCAGTGGCAAGAAATTAAATGCGGGTTGGTGGGAGGCTGCAGAAGGGACTCACTAATGTCACCCTTCAGACAACCTTCCCCGTGCTTTGAAACGATGCAGGAGATTAATGCACAGGTTTGAGTCTCAGCAGCGCTCCCAGCATGTTCTAGGCATTGAATCCAACACACGGCAAACCCAAATTGTGCAGCTTTccagaagggaccttcacaCTCAGACAACtgtcccaggctgcccagggctgtgtgtgaAAGCAGGCCACGATTGTACTGGTCAGCGTCACCTGGGCACCCACCATACATGGCCCATTTCCACCCATGGCCCAGGAGCCTCGTTTAAGCACCAGCTGGGGCCTCCAGTCTTAGGCACAGCTACAGCACTGCTTAGGCAATCTCTATCTGCTCCTAGATGGACCCATTGGACTTGGGGATTTAGACTAGATCAtgttcagaggtcccttccaactcaaaccactGCATGATTCTATGCCTTACGGTGGATTATCTCCATCTGCTTTTGCTCCTGGCTGGGCTCCCTGGATAGACCCTGGTCATGGGTCATTTCTTGACTCCACAGTGGTTAAAAGGAACCCGACACTATGCCTGTATTGGGTAAGTTAGTGACTCTGCATTTGGACCTCGTGATGATATccatgcactgaaaaaaaacccaacaagttTTCTTATAACTGTGCtgcataaaaaacaaaacatttatttctgttagCAGATACGTTTGTACACACCCCTGTGAAATaacattatattttcatttttctgtgatttatgtAGAACCCAAATTGTCTGAAAAATGTTCTTAGAAACGACATTTTCAGGCTGTAAAGAAAACTGTGCTCTGACGAACTGTAACTGGATGACAGGAGCTCTGCATTCAGAGACTACACAAGGAACCGAGAAGGCTTCTGGGCTGACTGAGACCAAAGTTACGGATAAAACAATCTGAATGCAGCTGCATCTTTCAGATGAGGTGACTGTACAGTGCTAGGAAACCCAGATACACCATTCCGCAGCAGACAGTTTTCTGTAAGATTACATGCTTCTAACATGCAGCGACAGCATGTGGGGAGCTCAGGACGTGGAACAAGTCTTTACACagatgttcctgcagcttttttctttgcactCCAAAAGGGAGAGGCCATGAACCTCTTCAGATCAATCACTGGCTCCTCGGTGATTGGTTTTCCCTCTTTCTGCCACCGCGCAAGGATCATGGCTCGGAGCAGAGGCGGGTACGGAACGTACTGAATGGTCTCCTCTGGCACTGGGGTGAATTTCTTGAAGGCCTCTTCCTCGTGCTTGGGCACCATACGCCAGTCGTGGTACATGACTTTGTCGATCTCTCTCACTTCTTCTTCGGTTTTGCCTGAGAAAAGATGATGAACACCGGTGTCCAACACTATTGGCAACAAACTCCCTGGAAATGCAGCAAGTGTTGACTCCCCAGTATCAAAGGTGCTTCAACAGGCAATATCAAAAGAAGTTTTCAAAGGGTCAAGAGAGTATCTTTCCTGCTATACTATGGGATCCCACTTCTGTCCTTGGAAATCAAATCAGAAACAGGCTGAAAGGACTACAGGCAAATCGTTCCAATTCCGTGCTTGACTCCCTCTCTTAAAATGTCACTTGATCTCACTTTGGTTCAGTTTCCATGGCCAAGGAACAAGAGTAATTTCTCTCTACACTGGTTAACACTCCCcgggaaatatttttaaaatacccaACAACTTTAAAACCTTTGAATGAGAAAAGTTTCAGGCCTGTGTTTGTTGCTTCCTAGAGTTTCTAATACAAAGCAGCTTTAAAAAGGCAAATTCACTCACTCAACTCCACGTTAATTTAAAATCCCAGTAATGTATATTTACTTGCCATCACTCCTGTTACACCGACAGTTTTACCTGGAATACCCTTGTGTTCAATCTGAATTTCGCTTTTGAAGTCTAAACTGTCTGTAACCCCATTGTCTTCCGTTAGAAACACATTCTGAGGGCTTAACCCCagcatttaaaactaaaaaaggGAGAACTTATTTTCTGATTAGCAGATCTGAGAAGGATTTGCCAAGTGGGAAAGCTGCAGCCCCGTTACTCCCTCTGCAAACCTCGTGTGTAGGAAAACAAGGCGGTGTTACCTCTGAAGGTCAGGTAGCCCCAAGCTCTCCCATGATCCAtgttctgcaaagaaaacaagaaccCGTGGAGGTGGCGGCGGGGACTGGGGAGCCCGGGGGCCCGGGGGGACTCCGGGGCGTTACCTCGGCCGTGTAGTCCGCCTTCACCTTGGTGATGACCCAGTAGCAGGGCTCGTCGTACTCCCACAGCCAGGACTTGCGGGTGACGGTGCGGCCCACGCCGAACTGCGGCAGGCGGCAGAGCAGCGTGAAGAGCCGGTTCTCGTTCCGCACGTCCTCCCAGGCCCGCACCGGCAGCCGCTTCTCCGTCAGCGGCCGCCGCATGGTCTCGTAGTCCAGGGCGAAGCGCTGCGAGTCCCGCGGCCGGTTCTTCAGCGCCCGGTACTCGCGGATCTTCTTGGCCATGGCGGCGATGGGCCGGTACAGCTTCTTGCGCGCCATGGTGCCGGGACACAGCGCGGAGCGCTCCCCGCGGCCCCCGGAAGCCGCTCCCGCCCGGCGCCGCGGCGGAACGATCGTGCAGCGGAACGATCGTGTCGCGGCCCAGCAGCCGGGGTGACTCCGCCCCCCGCTGGGTCTGCCCCGCCCCGCTCGGCAACCTGGGCGGCCCGTCCCGGAGCTGCGGGCTGCCCGGTGTCCGGAGGGCGCAGCTCAGCACCGTCCTGAGGTTCTGCTTGCTCTTCGAATCAGCACGTTTTGGTCGTTCAGCTGGAGCTTAGTAACTGCAAGCCTCGGATAGCAAGATCTGTTTGAACAGATTCACCTATTTAAGGGAACTTTCAAAGGCAGAGAGTAAATCTCTCGGGATTTTCGGAGGGTAAAGCGATGTTGGCGGTGGGTCCGCGGCTGGAGGCGAGCTGAGCCGAAAGCACAAGCCGAGTTTTGTAACTCCGACCGCTGCCCGACCTGCTCGGGCTGTATTCAGGAACTGCTGTCTGCTCGGGCTGTATTCACCCCTGGATTTTGGCTGCAGACTGGTCAGTTACACCTGTCAAGGGAaggattggggttttttttccttttcgaACCCGTATCTTAGATTGAAGGAAACGCATCCATTGCAGTGTTGCTGTAGAGCCCTTTACTGAAGGCATTCAGGCACACGAGGGTTTTTGTCAGCAGCCAAGATCAATGTGTGGAGGAAAAGTGGGGGGGCGGAGGTGCGTGTTACAGAACAAGTAAAACACCATTTTAAAGGCTATTACTGCTGGGGAGGCCGTTCCCGCAGCCGCTCGAGGAGCAGCGCGCTTCGCTGCCGCCCCCGGCACACACACGGGAGCGGACAGAGCGGCCGGGCACGGCA
Encoded here:
- the MRPS34 gene encoding small ribosomal subunit protein mS34; this translates as MARKKLYRPIAAMAKKIREYRALKNRPRDSQRFALDYETMRRPLTEKRLPVRAWEDVRNENRLFTLLCRLPQFGVGRTVTRKSWLWEYDEPCYWVITKVKADYTAENMDHGRAWGYLTFRGKTEEEVREIDKVMYHDWRMVPKHEEEAFKKFTPVPEETIQYVPYPPLLRAMILARWQKEGKPITEEPVIDLKRFMASPFWSAKKKAAGTSV